The window CGGTACCGAAGTGGCCACCCGTCTGGGCCTGCCCTTTGGCGTGGCCGACCTTTCCCTGGCTCCCACGCCTGCGGTGGGCGACTCAGTGGGCGAAATTTTCCAGAGCATGGGCCTTTCGAGCATTGGCGCGCCCGGCACCACTGCCGTGCTGGCCATGCTCAACGATGCGGTGAAAAAGGGCGGCGCGTTCGCCTCTTCGTCCGTGGGCGGTCTGTCCGGCGCGTTTATCCCCGTGTCGGAAGATTCCAGCATCGAGGCTGCGGCCACCTCCGGCCTGCTCAGCCTTGAAAAGCTGGAAGCCATGACCAGTGTGTGCTCTGTGGGGCTGGACATGATCGCCATCCCCGGCGACACGGCCGCATCGACCATTTCCGGCATCATTGCTGATGAAATGGCCATTGGCGTCATCAACACCAAGACCACGGCTGTGCGCCTTATTCCCGTGCCCGGCAAGGGCGTTGGCGAAGAAGTGTCTTTTGGCGGCCTGCTCGGCAAGGCGGCCATTATTCCCGTGCCCAAGGGCGACGCCACAGACTTTATCGGCCTTGGCGGTCGCATTCCTGCGCCTATTCACAGCCTCAAAAACTAGGCTGGTTAAGCTTTATCTGCTTTACAAGCTGATATAATCTCTTCACGGCGCGGCATCCTTGTGATTCCGCGCCGTTTTTTATGGTCGCCTGCCGCCACAGTTTCTTCAGAAATTTTTGCATTTGCGCCAGGAGGCGGGCATACTGTACTATCAGACACCGCAACCTTTGCGCAGGACTAAAATAATGCCCCAGTATTTTATCTACGGCCAAAAAGAAATCGACTTTCTCTCCCGCAAAGACAAACGTCTGGCCGTTGCCATTGAATGCATAGGCCCCATACAGCGCGAGGTACGCCCCGACCTGTTTGACGCGCTCATGCACTCCATCGTCGGGCAGCAGATCGCCACCAAGGCGCAGCAGACCGTGTGGGCGCGGCTTGTGCTTGCCCTTGGCAAAGTGACGCCTGAAACCATTGACGGCGCAGAGACTGCCACGTTGCAGGGAGTGGGGCTTTCCTTCCGCAAGGTTGCGTATATGAAGGCAGCCGCGCGCAAGGTACTGCTGGGAGAGCTGGATGTGGAGGCCCTGAGGCTTATGGACGATGCCAGCCTCTGCGCCACCCTGTGTGCGCTGGACGGGGTTGGCGTGTGGACAGCGGAAATGCTCATGCTGTTTTCACTCCAGCGGCCTGATGTTCTCAGTTTTGGCGACCTAGCCATCCTGCGGGGCTTGCGCATGCTCTATCGGCACCGGGAAGTCAGCCGCGACCGCTTTGAAATCTATCGCCGGCGCTACAGTCCTTATGGTTCGGCGGCAAGCCTGTATCTGTGGGCCATAGCGGGCGGGGCTTTGCCTGATCTTTCCGATCCGGTGGCTTCAAGGCGCTGATAAGGCTGATCCCATTATCCAGCCAGTAGGCCCCCACCCCAATTCAGTGTTGCTCTGCCGTGCTGCGCTTATCGCAAGTAGTTGCTGTTATCTAGTATTAGATATTCACGCCTTCCTCGTCCTAATGAGATTGATAGCTACCAGTGCGAAATGGCAGCGTAAAAATCCCTATCACGCTCGTAGAGATTTCTTGTGAAAATAAGTATAATTGATATATTGAAAGTCACGTTTTGTCCGATAAGTACAGTGGAAAAGACCTGTCTTACAGGATTTCAGGGGTAGTTTAATTTTTCACATGGTAATTAGCCTTTCGGTCATTCAGTGCGTAGACGCAACGCAAAAGGGGTAGTGATGAAACTCGGATTACTTGCGAAAATGGGAATTTCCATCCTCACTCCGGCAATAGTGGGGCTGATGCTTGTGGCAGGGGTTTGCTACAAAATGTCAGAAGAAATCCTGCGAGAGCAGATTGCCACAGATATGAATGCCCTGCTTGAGTGCCAGAGCATAGGGCTTGACGCGGTGTTTTCCGGGATAGAACAGGGCCTGCAAACCATGACCGAGAACCAGCGCATCAAGGATCAGGTGGAAGCCTACTCCCGCAACAAATCGGATGCTTTTGAGGGGTCCCTGTTTACGCGGGCAGACCAGGCTCTTGATTCTTTTGTGACCAATAACGATATGGTTTCTTCCGCCGCAATCATTGCCATGGACGGCACCGTGCTTGGGTACCGCGTTGATAAGCAGCAGGGGAAGAACAAGTTCGTCGGCGCCAATTTTTCTGACAGGGAATACTTTGTAAAGAGCAAGAATGGCCAGACCAGTGTCAGTGGCATGGTAGATGCCACCACTGGCGAGGTTTACACCGTGCTTGCCATGCCGCTCAAACTGGACGGCAAAAACATGGCCGTGCTGGCAGCGGCAATCGATAATAAAATTCTGGGCAAAAATACCACTGATAAAATCAAGATCGGCCAGAAGGGCATGGTCTATGCCTACGACCTTCAGGGGCGTATGGTTCTGAACCCGGATGGAGCTGTTCTTGGGCGCAATGACAGCAAGGTGCCCCATGTGGCGGCCCTGTTGCAGCAGAAGGAAGGGCGTACCCGCTTTGACAATGGCAAGGATGAAAAGGGGTTGTACTATAAGCCGCTGCCGCACGAAGGCTGGATTTTGTGCGTGGAATTTGACCGTGGAGAAATCTTCAAACCCATCAGCGACCTGCTGACCAACGCCAGCCTGCTTACTCTGGCCTGTGCGCTGATAGTCGGAACCATGATCTTTTTCTCGGCCCGGGGCATTGTGCGTATGCTGGGCGGTATTTCAGGCGTGGCCGAAGCCGTTGCCGGTGGTCGTCTTGAAACCAACGACAAAGAACGCGCTCTTTTTGATGCCGCTGAAAAGCGCGGTGACGAATTCAGCACGCTTGCGGCGGGCATGCGGCGCATGGTGCAAAGCATCAGGCACCTTTTGAACGAAAGTGAACATAAAACCCAGGCCGCGCAGCACGCTACGGAAGAGGCGGAAAAAGCCACAGCCAGAGCCGAAGAAGCTGCGCGTCAGGCCGAGAGCGCCAAGCGCGAGGGCATGCTGACGGCAGCAGGGCAACTGGAAGAAGTGGTGAGCGTTATTTCCGCCGCTTCCACAGAACTTTCCGCACAGATCGAGCAGTCGGACAGGAGCGCCGTGGAATCCGCACAGCGTCTGGCCGAGGCCGCCACTGCCATGAATGAAATGAACGCCACCGTGCAGGAAGTTGCCCGTAATGCTTCCGCGGCTTCGGCTGTGTCTGCGGAAACGCGGGCCAATGCCGAAAGCGGTGCGAATATTGTGGAAAACGCCTTGCAGAGCATAGGGCAGGTGCACAAGGTTTCGCTGGCGCTCAAGGGCGACATGACCACGTTGAACCAGCATGCCCAGGCAATCACCCAGATTATGAACGTGATCTCGGACATCGCCGACCAGACCAACCTGCTGGCGCTCAATGCCGCCATTGAGGCCGCCCGCGCGGGCGAAGCCGGGCGCGGTTTTGCAGTAGTGGCCGATGAAGTGCGCAAACTTGCGGAAAAAACCATGGCTTCCACCAATGACGTGGGCAATGCCATTTCTGCCATCCAGGGCAGCGCAGGGCAGAGTGTTGCCGCCATGGACAAGGCGCTGGCAGAGGTGGAAAAGGCCACCGAGCTTGCAAAGCAGTCCGGCGAAGCCTTGCAGGGGATTGTGACCAAGGTCGAGGAATCGGCAGATCAGGTGAGCGCCATTGCCACGGCCAGCGAACAGCAGTCCGCAACCAGCGACGAGATCAACCAGTCCATTGTCAGTGTCAACGAAATGTCCAGCCAGACGGCGCAGGCCATGGGCGAAGCTTCCCGGGCCGTGAGCGAGCTTGCCCGCCAGGCCGAGCGCATGAGTGAACTTATCAGCGAGATGAAGCGCGGCTAGCTCTGCATAGAGTCAATGGCAAACAGCCCCGGAATGCGATACTCTGGGGCTGTTTGCGTTGAACTGTAGAGCAGTTGTTTTACTAGTGCATGCTCGGAGCCAGAAAATACTGCCATACAAGGGTCAGCAGCAAGAGGCTGAGCGAAATGGTCAAAAAACGGCGCACAGCCGCAGGCCCCACGCGAATAGCCAAGCGGCTTCCCATCCAGTTGCCGAGGCAGCAGGCCGCGGCCATTGGCAGGGCCAGGCTCCACACCACCACGCCGTTGACGATGAAAACCACGGCTCCGGCAAAGTTTGAGGCAAGGTTGAGTACCTTGGAGGTGGCGGAGGCTTCCATCAGTCCCATGCGCAGAATCCAGTGGAAGGCCAGAATAAGAAAGCTCCCTGTGCCGGGACCGAAAAATCCATCATAGCCGCCAATGAGAAGGCATACAAAGGCTACGGGAATCCAGAAGCGGGGCCCGGAGTGCGGCAGGGGCGTCTGCTTGTGTTCTTTCTTGGGCAGCAGGGTTGCGCACATGCCTATGGGCAGCAAGGCCACCAGCACCTTGCCAAGAACAGCCGCGTCCAGCAGCAGGGCAAGCCGTGACCCGGCCCACGAGCCAACCAGCGAGAAAATAATGCCCGCCAGCGCCACACGCCACAAAACCAGATTGCTGCGGGCAAAATTGCCAAGCGCAACAGTGGTGCCAAGGCAGGCGCTGACCTTGTTGACACCCAGGGACTGATGCGGCGGTACGCCGGAAAGCAGCAGAGCGGGCATGGTAATAAGCCCGCCTCCGCCAGCGATGGAATCAATAAATCCGCCGCCAAAGGCCGCAGCTATGCCAACGGCGTATGTAACCAGACTGAAATCCAACACGTTGCCTACCATTCCTTGAAGATAATCCATGCTGCCAGCACAATGAGCGCAAAACCCACAAGGTGGTTCCAGCGCAACGGCTCGTGCAGCCAAAATGCGGAAAATCCCATGAAAACAGTCAGGGAGATGACTTCCTGAATGGTTTTCAGTTCTGCCGCCGAAAAATATCCGTAGCCGATCCTGTTGGCGGGCACTTGCAAAACATATTCAAAAAAAGCGATGGCCCAGCTCGTGACGATAACCAGCGGCAGGGCTGTGCTTCTGTAGCGCAGGTGCCCGTACCAGGCAAAGGTCATGAAAAGATTGGAGCAAAACAGCAGGCCCACGGTGCTGACGGGAATTGGTATCTGCATGGAAA of the Desulfovibrio sp. genome contains:
- a CDS encoding DNA-3-methyladenine glycosylase 2 family protein, whose amino-acid sequence is MPQYFIYGQKEIDFLSRKDKRLAVAIECIGPIQREVRPDLFDALMHSIVGQQIATKAQQTVWARLVLALGKVTPETIDGAETATLQGVGLSFRKVAYMKAAARKVLLGELDVEALRLMDDASLCATLCALDGVGVWTAEMLMLFSLQRPDVLSFGDLAILRGLRMLYRHREVSRDRFEIYRRRYSPYGSAASLYLWAIAGGALPDLSDPVASRR
- a CDS encoding methyl-accepting chemotaxis protein produces the protein MKLGLLAKMGISILTPAIVGLMLVAGVCYKMSEEILREQIATDMNALLECQSIGLDAVFSGIEQGLQTMTENQRIKDQVEAYSRNKSDAFEGSLFTRADQALDSFVTNNDMVSSAAIIAMDGTVLGYRVDKQQGKNKFVGANFSDREYFVKSKNGQTSVSGMVDATTGEVYTVLAMPLKLDGKNMAVLAAAIDNKILGKNTTDKIKIGQKGMVYAYDLQGRMVLNPDGAVLGRNDSKVPHVAALLQQKEGRTRFDNGKDEKGLYYKPLPHEGWILCVEFDRGEIFKPISDLLTNASLLTLACALIVGTMIFFSARGIVRMLGGISGVAEAVAGGRLETNDKERALFDAAEKRGDEFSTLAAGMRRMVQSIRHLLNESEHKTQAAQHATEEAEKATARAEEAARQAESAKREGMLTAAGQLEEVVSVISAASTELSAQIEQSDRSAVESAQRLAEAATAMNEMNATVQEVARNASAASAVSAETRANAESGANIVENALQSIGQVHKVSLALKGDMTTLNQHAQAITQIMNVISDIADQTNLLALNAAIEAARAGEAGRGFAVVADEVRKLAEKTMASTNDVGNAISAIQGSAGQSVAAMDKALAEVEKATELAKQSGEALQGIVTKVEESADQVSAIATASEQQSATSDEINQSIVSVNEMSSQTAQAMGEASRAVSELARQAERMSELISEMKRG
- a CDS encoding TSUP family transporter, with translation MDYLQGMVGNVLDFSLVTYAVGIAAAFGGGFIDSIAGGGGLITMPALLLSGVPPHQSLGVNKVSACLGTTVALGNFARSNLVLWRVALAGIIFSLVGSWAGSRLALLLDAAVLGKVLVALLPIGMCATLLPKKEHKQTPLPHSGPRFWIPVAFVCLLIGGYDGFFGPGTGSFLILAFHWILRMGLMEASATSKVLNLASNFAGAVVFIVNGVVVWSLALPMAAACCLGNWMGSRLAIRVGPAAVRRFLTISLSLLLLTLVWQYFLAPSMH
- a CDS encoding DMT family protein is translated as MQIPIPVSTVGLLFCSNLFMTFAWYGHLRYRSTALPLVIVTSWAIAFFEYVLQVPANRIGYGYFSAAELKTIQEVISLTVFMGFSAFWLHEPLRWNHLVGFALIVLAAWIIFKEW